The stretch of DNA cttagataaaaataaataaatctaaaaataaataaataaaatgagtgtTCCTGGGTCAGTACTGTAGGGCACaagattaagctgctacctgtaacATAGATATCCCATAAGAGCTCTGGCTGAAGTCTCAGCTGCtcggcttctgattcagctccctgttaatgcacctaggaaaccaACAGAAGAGGTTTCAAGTGTCTGgacccttgctacccatgtgggagacctggatggagttcctggctcctggctttgtgtcctggtccagatctggccactacagtcatttgggaagtgagccatccgatggaagatctctccccaccACATccctctttctataattctgcctttcaaataaatcaaatgaatctttaagaagaaaaaaaaaacaatctgttCTGTGGTTGATCTTATTCCAGCCTGCCTTGTTTGCTGACATTTTTACCTTAAGACAGATTACCTCTCAACTGCACAGGGAATATACTGAAGCAGCTCTTTCAACTGCAGCCAAGTCCCCCTAAATTGACTTATAACCCCCTCCTGTTAACCCAGCAACTTACGTTTGGGGGGGAAGTGTTTTTTCTGCTTGTGAACCAGCTGACTCGGGCTGGGGCTGATCCAGGAGTCCCTGCTACTGTCGGGAGCAGGGTCCTTAACCTTGGCATCTCGCAAGGACTGGTAGGCATGACTGAAGTGCCTCTTCTGAACTCTCAGTAAGCTGACCTGATTGCTTCTTTCCACCAGGCAGTTGGAATCACgcttttggtttatttcctccaaaCGAAGCTGTCTGTTTGCTCTAAGTTTTTCAATTATTTCACTGGCTCTGTTTATAGATGCCATTTTTCTAACATAccaatttttaagtatttcttgttttcctgctccccaaaaagtgaaaaaatattaTGAGCTGCCAGTGCACCTGCAAAGCCAAGGGATTCACATTAAAGTTTATTAAGTTCCACATTCTTAGACAACCCATGCTTCACCCCCAATTTTAATTTCTATTGCCtaagttctttttctttgttaGGTTTTCTTCAGGGAAAAGGGGATAATAACAAAGGATATCGAAAGAGAATATATTTTGGTTTTACAAATCAAGTCTTGCTTTTAGCGACACTCATTGTTTCTTCTGATTATAAAAACAGCATATATTCAttgaagaaaattaagaaagtacagaaaaacaaaaggttGAAAAGTTAAAACCACTCTTGATCCAGAGATAACAATGTTAGCATTCTGGGTGTTATTTTCCAAAAAGTATCGAAAGGAGTTTCATTATGAAAGATACAAAAATGTCATTAAATTGGTTGTAATAGAACAtaagttttaaataatttaaaatgttaaattttggGGAACAATTTGCCTGTTACAGCTGTAAATTTCAATTTTCAGACAttgaagaacttaaaaaaaactgttaaatttaCAAGAGAAACTTAAAATATCGAAAGGACTAATATTAACTATGTAATGGACCAATTAAAAATATCTAGTCTTCAATTTGAGTTAactttaatttcagaaaaaacaAAAGTGATAATTCTTGCTTTAGAATAATGCAAATCATAcattgaaagaaaattctttaattttagaaaattggAATTAATCTGATATCCAAACAATTATAAATGGTCCTTTCTACATAAAGACATAAAAGTCAGTCTCACATTAACATTTATCACTTGTGTAAATGATCAGAACTTTTACTTAATTTCCATTGGTAGACTAGATGAGTCAAACCTTGTAGAGGTGCTAAAAATGCTGTGGGGAAGGAGTTACAAGCTTGGCAGTAGTGAACCCAGCAAGAGAGTGGGGGAAAGGCCCCGAGGCTGTGCTTAGGGCCAAGATCCTACTCTCCTTGGCCGGTAGTTGGGTCGACTGGGGGGGCAGGATCAAAAGTGAGTTTATTTCTGTTCATTCTAGCCTTAAGAAGGTGACCATTTGAGTTCAACTGGTGATAGAAAAGTCTTCTTTAGACTTCTTACCACATAGACTTCATAACATAGCTATGGTTTTGATTTATAGTGTCCTTTGTCCGTATGACTAAACTGGCAAAACTGCTTCTCTAATTCTCTGGGATTAGGAAATGTCTTCAGGGTAGAGCAGGCTTTGTGGAATGGTCCCAGCCTTGCCACCCCAGCGTCCTGTCTTGGAGAGTCTAAAAGTCCCGAGTCCTCTctgttcctgatccagcttctttcTGCAACAGATTATGgcctgggttcctaccacccagatgggagaccgggatggaatTCTTTGGCTCCCGTCTTTGACCTGATTCATCCCTGGCTATTGAAGcaacccagcaaatggaagatctctgtttgtctccctctgtgtcattctgcctttagaataaaaatattaagtaaataaataaataaacaaccttAAGGGAATAGAAGAAGGAAAGCATCCTCAAAGAAGCTCTAGCTTTACTTACCTCTTTGGTTCTTGCTTTTCGCTGTTTTGAGCCTGGGGGTGCTGAGGGAAATTCCTCTATGAAAAGGTACAGGTACACAGCCAGAATTATGGCATGCAGGTGAAGCTGCAGCctgaaacactggcatctcatatgggtgtgaGTTTTAGTCCCggacactccacttctgatctggctttctgctaatgtcactaggaaagcagtggaaaatgacccaagtgcttgaggccctgccatctacatgggaaaaCTGGACAAAGTTtaactggcccagccctacccacCATCGTGGCcactgagggaatgaaccagtggatggaagatctctctgtatctctccccactccactttctctgtaactctaccctcccaataaacaaaaataaaaattcttaaaacaataataataataaaaaggtatAGATACTAGCTGAACCCAGTATGGGGTTCAGCCCACATTCACAAGCAGAATGCTAGGAGAAATCTCAAGCTGACAAACAGGGGTGCTACTAGgaaatttcaaagtcagaattggGATGAAGAAATGCCACATCCATGTGCCTGACAGAGGCAACTCAGATCAAATAAGTTTAAAGTTAGTGTAAAGTTCAACAACAGAGACTTTCAGTAAATTGGCCAGAAGAAAgaaggctaggctgtagcacccaccagtgagagccagaatggcttTGGGCCAATGGCATCAGGCTGCggtacccactggtgagtgccaggactgggggccagggCAGCTATACTGTTaggctataccacaacacctgccagcacacacaaaatctggggctgggaatgggcctgagaaatttggggaactcccctgctaagtgcagctcctgctggtaagcacaaAAGCTGAGTCTAGGGGAAGatcaagccagactgggctgcagcacctatcagcatatatgtgggctgggtcttggGGCAGATCGGACTGGGCCAGTCTATAACACACAATGGCATGAgcgagagccaggatggggtgcaggccaggaaAGGTTTTGGCTGAAACACTCACCAGTTAacatgagggctgggggtgggtcagactaggttaggctgctgcaccttccagcaagagctgggacggGGGCATGTAGGAATGAGCAAGGCTGCAGCGCCTGTTGGCAAATGCCGAGATGGGGCAGACCATTTAAGGCTattcacagcacctgctggcatgcacaagaaccaggggtgagagcaggcctggtggggaaactttggggactcccttgctgggctgcagctttcacaggtgagtgtgagagcttaGATTGGTGGTGGGCCAGGCTCAGTTAGACTGCTACATTTTCTGGTACACATGAGAGCCAAAATAGTCATGcaccagccaggctgggccacagcacccactggaagTGGCAGCACTGGATAGAGTCTTGTCAGACTGAATTGCAGTACACTCcagcaggcacaagatctgggactggcaGCAAGAGTGGTAggggagggctcggcagcgtgtcctagtggctaagatcctcaccttgatcccatatagccgctggttctaatccctgcagctccacttcctctctatctctcctcctctcagtacatatgactttgtaataaaaataaaataaatcttaaaaaaaaaaagagtggtaggggaactgtgggcattcTCCTGCTGGGCTGTATtactcactggtgagcatgaaagccagggctggggttgggccggGCTGGTTAAGGtaacagcacccattggcatacatgtgggtcaggtcttggggtgggtggggctaACTACACCCGCTAtgggcatgcatgagagccagatgggatgcaggatagACCGCAGCACAtgtcagcacacacaaaaaccagggctggggcatgcctagtggaggttattggggggtttccccaactaggctacagcacccactggtgtgtgtgaagacttggcctgtggcaggctgggctggactaggctacagTACCAATCAATTTGCAAGAGCAATGggtctggaggcagaactgaccagacaaTTGCATATGCTGGTatatgcattggctggtgcaggtgacaaacTGAACATGACCCTGCACTGGGGGTGTGCAGCATAAGTCAAGTGTGATGttaccccaggtgaggtttcttggggaactccccaacgAGACTGGTGAACTCAAACTCCGGGCACAGGAGAAAACTACATGTgtgatctgaccttggagtgcatgtgtcaggagtgGGCCGCCTAAGTTGCTTTCTGTGCACTGGACAGCAcactcagatgcacatggggaacatgacaaccagttcatttaGGCCAGCAGAAAATGTGAtcctcgtcagaggatggaaggcagatcaggtggacttggtcagccaataaaccttggaaagattttttgaATCCTGGTACGATGACAAcaatgatgtctcagaactatccaacccactcaagtaacaccctcagaacactcttccccacactggggtctctaaggtgtcatcaaatgccCGTCCTTCCATCCCCCGGTGCCGATATATTTTAGAGCAAGGAGTGtttcccttcccactccccacctgtggacacaggaggggaaaaaattaaaacatctgcCCCATTCACCTTCCTCCATGTCTTACTCTCCCCAAcgtaatcagagacccacatgagtgtgcatccctctcaTCTACGTAAaccatattaaaaacaaaattaaaaaataaataaatggaagcaCTGGACCCCTTgtcaaaaaaaaagagcagagcaTTAAATCAAGTGTGAGCCCTTTCTGAGCAAGAGGCCTGATGAGATCCTACAAGTTGCACACCTATAACCAGTCCCTTGTATCACAGAGGAATAGGAGAACTTCCACTGCCAATCCACCCAAGTTCTGTTTTCTCTTCAATGGTGATAAACAATGTGCATAATCTATGACTTTGTAAAGGTCTGTGGAAATATGAACTATGTGGAGCATTATTTGAGATTCCATACCTGCAAATCTGCCTGTTTGCTAAGATGTTACCCCATAgttttctctgtgactctctcCCTGTCGTTTGAGGATACACCCAGGCTGTGAGGCTGAAGTCTGCTGCTGGGCACTCTCCCAGCTGAGATCCAACAGCGCTACTCTTGTTTCAGCCCTCACTGCTGTCGGCAGTGGGCTTTCTGCAAACTCTTCTTTGTCACATTTCTTCATTTTGTGTTGCTGTGGTTAAGTTTCACTGCTTTATATGGCCACCAAGTATAGTGCTGAAGTGCTGTCACGGATTCCTGAGCATCAGAAGGCTGTGGTGTGCCTTGCAGAAAAATAGATGTGTTGGATAAGCTTTGAGTTACACTGTTGTTGGCCAAGGAGCCAACATTAGCGCAACATGAGTTTGTCTACTCAATTGTTGATGAATGGATCAATAATACATGTTAAGctgtcttaaaaataagaaacacaaGTAAAGTTGTACAGTGATGTGTTGTTCACTAAAATGTTGTGACCTGAAGCCTGTGGGAACCTCTTATTTTTCATTGGAGTGATAGTGTAGTATTTGATAAATCAGTGTGTTTGCAGCAGTTTTATAGAATGTATTTACCACAACACCAAGAATCAGCTGTATATGACATGACTATTTCTATAGGTATATTATAAATTACCTTAACACACAGTAACCCAAAGCCTCTCTGAAGTTCACTGGTGTGGATCAGTTTACTGGCATGTTACCCTGGTGATGGAATGTTCTGATCTCTGTTATTTCAACTTGGTTCTATCCTTAGAGTTCTATTAAGAGTCAGAGAGATGGGGCTGATGCaatgctcaactggctaatattcTGCctataagcactggcatcccatgtgggtgtcagcttgtgtcctggctgctccacttcccattcagctccccgtttatgacctaggaaagtggaggatggccaaaacttTAGGAACTgtacagaagacccagaagaagctcctgattcctggtttcagatcagctcagcactggccattgtggtcatttggggagtgaatcagtggatggcagtttttctctctttctccttctctctataaaaaaaaatgccttttcaataaaaaataactaagtctttttaaaaactgaagtaaAAAGAGACACTTTACTTATTGGTCTTGGATACATTTCCCAACCCCACTAATAgcagtttcttcatctataaaatgggaataaagaAACTTATTTCAGTAAGTTAGAAATGCATATGTGTTGTAGACAATGAGGAGAGAGTGGGAATTAAGTAAGGgatgtgtataaataaagcacCTTGTATCATGTCTGCCATCCCTTTAGTATATGGACTGTGATTTCTTGACGATATGCTGTGGTGATCTTGCGGCTTACTGGGGACAAATGGGTACTTTCCCCATGGAAAGGAGGAGTCCTAATCTAAGGGTTCAGAGTTTTATTCTATGAATAATAACTATTTtttctcatgatacagttctacagGTTCAGGGACTTCCCCCTCCACCCTCCTCATTTCTCCTTCCCACTGtatttccctgtattattacaatagtaataattcagcaacaatcacatccatcattctgctattgagctgtatcatgacattgtagatatagacaacgatagagtccagcagcctattgtcaagatatatataaCAGTTCCGTTGAATAGTAGCGATTCTTATTGACTTCATTAAAACTCTACCTTTTACATGATGAAttattcattcatctattttCTCAAAATAGGAGAGTGCCagctcttattaaaaaaaaaaacttcagaaagaaacttcaaataaaaattcatagTTTATCTTTTACAATTATTTATAAGAAATTGGTATTGATGAAAGCTATCTACAATAATACAGAAATCCAGTTCCCAAAGAGTTACATAAAAGTTCCACAAAAACACACTGGACCACTCAATTCTGATGAGATTGAGGCACAGTAACCATGGGAACTAACACAGTATAGTTGGAATGGTAAAAGGGTAttgttttctattgcttttgtttattcatttgtttttttttttttaaaaaaaaactttctaatcATGCAGAACATTTCTCAAAATACCTTCAACAATCCTGGCATGAAAGACACTAATAATTGGGGTTTCATGTTGAGTCTCCCTTTTGGAATGCAACCTAAAAGGAGCTTTCTGTACCTGTTCACTTGGGCTTCCTTAGCTATCAAATGGGGCTAATCTCAGTAGagaactgttgtgggcattttaagAAAGGTAACAGCTGGAAAGATGTTCAGAAATTTTAATGCCTTATTAATTTTATAGAAtaggcagagctggcggggggattaaagggctggtcccctcgccggacagctactcccactggagagcgtgggctgggatagagacagacccgactaagcaaggctgcaacacctgtgcgctgcatgtggactagatcagggccgcagcatcagcaggcagaagctggcactggggactaattctgtcaagtcaaatcacaggaccacctaaagagtgcataaaccgggacagagagacctgggagggaaaaagtgggttcccccttcttgggtcactattcctgtgggagggcatgaaaactaggacgggggctgggatggctagatagagaggcactcaacaacatctgtgagggctggatggttgagttggttagatagaactaagctttaatacccattgacaagtaccagagccaaatgggatgggggacagactggactagtctgctatacatactggcaaaccagggtagggggcgggcctggtgggggttattgtgggtcgccctgactaggctgcagctcccactggttgatgtaagggccgaaccagactggactgcaacacccattggttccagtgcaactcgggactgaaaacagaatcaacacagcaattgcaaccaccagcggattggggtgatggactgtgccaggccctgtgcttgctagagcatacaagaaactaatctgggaatacctcaaagtatctttggagatctccccaatcgaactgctagactcagaactctaaccaagaaaagacagaagacagaacaggacaatcattcatctcagctatatgttggcagcgaaatatggggcaaacggagactttatgatggaccatatcaatcagtggacgacctcattgagcgaaactggcagcgattcataactggagaactattaacaccactcgagcacatatctcagagcatgccccacatccgggacttggggtgggcgggaaaccgggtggggcttctccctcaatatccccctttacctcagatacatgatggaaacaatattgacataatagcattacccacttccctatccccctgaaccttttttttctttttttcttctttttcctttaactgtaattaactatgtaaagattgtcaacaacaatacaataaaatagattttaaaaaaattttttataaagatgagGTTGCTTACTTGTAAATTAAGGCATCACAAAATCTGGCCCATATTAACTCTCTTTCATTGCAGTCATACCAGTTCCTCCCCAAATGAGATTCCTGTTATTACTCATGTGCCTTTTAGAACCCTGttcaaatttttgtttcattttaaaatgggagagagagatttttccatttgctggttcacttcccaaacgcctGTTACACATGGGTGAGCCAGGTTCTTCACCCAAGTCATGGGTTGCAGGGGACCCAGGTACTCAAGCCAATATCTGCGGCATCCaaaggtgtgcatcagcaggcagataGAAAGAAATGCCAGACTTGGGCTAGGCACTCACATATGGGTGCAGACACCCCAAGTGGTCTCTTAAACAccgtgccaaatgcctgtctgcGATAGGACTTTTACTGACCAGTCTAGctgaaagtaaaatgaataaagtgAGTGATATCCATTACTAACTGCATTTTGCTACAACTAGGTCTCTAGCCCCACCACACTGGGGTCTCCTTCCAGGACCTTTCACCCTTGGTCCCTAACCTTCATCATGGGAAGTATGTGTACAAAcgcatgtagtgtgtgtgtgtgtgtgtgtgtgtgtgtgtgtgtgtgcatgcctgctCATGACTTGCTAATCAACTCAGAACTGCTCCATTCAACTGCACCTTCATTTCAGACCTGTGCTCTCGCTCAGCTGATTTCTGAGCTTCATCACTGCTCTCTCCTTGTTTGCTGAAAGTTCTTTGGAGAAGGAATTTGGTTTCTTCTTGTGGCTTGACCCCATCAGGCCCTTCCTCAGAACAGATTTCAGGAGCAAAGTTCTGTCTCAATTTGAAGCACATAGCCCTTAAGATTCTTCAGGAGTTGGCAGTTTAAGACTAGCAAGGGTGGCAGATGGAGAtttgaggtttatttttgttATCCCAACCTCTTCTTCACAGTTGGCAGTTGATAAAGTCcaaagaatgaatcaacagaaaaCACACAAGGAGGTTCCACAATCTTTTACAGTGCAAACTTGGCCCTCAAGATATTAGCTGCTTTATGTAGAAGGCTGAGTAGAAGCCAACTTATCATAAAGTTACTATAGCTTATGTTTTAGGTAGTTACATTTTGATGTTTAAGGTTACGGCTCTAAAAAGTCTGAACCAACCCTTGGGGGCGGAGGGGAGGGAACAAGAAGAGAGTGCAAATTTCAATTAATTCACACATAccaattaaaaattatgaaagaacATGGTAAGAGAAGGATTGAGGTTTAAACTTACTAATACTGCAACAAAGGGATATATTTGTGTTAACTCGTGAAAAGAACAAACCAGAAAATATAAGATTGAGACTCTAGTTCCCTTCCTAAGGCCCTGGGTCATAAACTCAATGAAACCAAAGTAGTGGATGTCTTCTCCTGACTAGATAAATGAGCTTACAAGGAAAATGAGAAGATAATGTTCTCATAttcgggcccggcgcaatagcgtagcggttaaggtcctttccttgaacgccccggg from Ochotona princeps isolate mOchPri1 chromosome 10, mOchPri1.hap1, whole genome shotgun sequence encodes:
- the SPATA45 gene encoding spermatogenesis-associated protein 45 is translated as MASINRASEIIEKLRANRQLRLEEINQKRDSNCLVERSNQVSLLRVQKRHFSHAYQSLRDAKVKDPAPDSSRDSWISPSPSQLVHKQKKHFPPKHNAIFG